One window of Cucurbita pepo subsp. pepo cultivar mu-cu-16 chromosome LG19, ASM280686v2, whole genome shotgun sequence genomic DNA carries:
- the LOC111782084 gene encoding gibberellin-regulated protein 11-like codes for MAISVLSKALFKCVFMTLLVAYMVNSIDAVVVQPPNAQNIDCGGACGSRCKLSSRPNLCNRACGTCCARCSCVPPGAFGNYDARPCYADMTTHGGRRKCP; via the exons ATGGCCATTTCTGTTCTTTCTAAAGCTCTGTTCAAATGTGTTTTCATGACCCTTCTCGTAGCTTATATGGTGAACTCCATTGACGCTGTCGTGGTGCAGCCTCCTAACGCTCAAAACATTG ATTGTGGAGGAGCTTGTGGGTCGAGGTGCAAATTATCTTCAAGGCCAAATCTATGCAACAGGGCATGCGGCACATGCTGTGCTCGTTGCAGCTGCGTGCCGCCGGGCGCTTTCGGCAACTACGACGCCCGCCCTTGCTACGCCGACATGACCACCCACGGCGGCCGCCGAAAGTGCCCCTAA
- the LOC111781081 gene encoding pentatricopeptide repeat-containing protein At3g14730-like isoform X2, whose translation MLNMLKPSKFFDNVVDRLAWCITNKKISTKIVSKKHYFVSSSFLSLSTSLPSKPSDFRLLDNVTTCIAFLQSCAESKNLNKGKQLHSVMITYGFSHSPSSITSLINMYSKCGRMEEAVLVFHDPCYEPNVFAYNAIISGFVANGLASIGFQFYKQMKLEGVMPDKYTFPCVVRSCCEVMEVKKIHGCLFKMGLELDLFVGSALVNTYLKLGSMEDAQEVFEELPIRDVVLWNAMINGYAQIGCLDEALEIFRRMHIEGVSPSRFTITGILSIFALKGHLDNGRTVHGIVMKMGYDSGVAVSNALVDMYGKCKHIGDALMVFETMNEKDIFSWNSIISVHEQCGDHDGALRLFDKMLGSGFLPDLVTVTTILPACSHLAALMHGREIHGYMIVNGLGRDGDNGVIDDLLVNNAVMDMYAKCGSMKNAQKVFNSMTNKDVASWNIMIMGYGMHGYGMDALDMFSHMCEAKIKPDEVTFVGVLSACNHAGFVCQGRSFLAQMEHDFGVIPTIEHYTCVIDMLGRAGHLEDAYDLAQTMPIEANPVVWRALLGACRLHGNAELAEIAAQKVMQLDPEHCGSYVLMSNVYGVVGRYEEVLEVRNTMKEQHVRKTPGCSWIELKDGVHVFLTGDRTHLELNALTSQLCDIGFILDEVLNLY comes from the coding sequence ATGTTGAATATGTTAAAACCAAGCAAATTTTTTGACAACGTTGTTGATAGATTAGCATGGTgcataacaaacaaaaagatctCCACCAAAATTGTCTCCAAGAAGCACtactttgtttcttcttcctttcttagTTTGTCAACTTCACTTCCTTCCAAGCCTTCAGATTTTCGATTGCTCGATAACGTAACAACATGCATTGCTTTTCTACAATCATGTGCTGAATCTAAGaatctcaacaaaggaaaGCAGCTTCATTCTGTAATGATCACCTATGGTTTTTCCCATTCACCTTCATCTATCACTAGCTTAATCAACATGTACTCCAAATGTGGTCGAATGGAGGAGGCTGTTTTGGTTTTCCACGATCCGTGTTATGAGCCTAATGTGTTTGCATATAATGCTATAATTTCTGGGTTTGTTGCTAATGGTCTTGCTTCGAttgggtttcaattttataagcaAATGAAGTTAGAGGGTGTGATGCCTGATAAGTACACTTTTCCATGTGTAGTTAGATCTTGTTGTGAGGTCATGGAGGTGAAGAAGATTCATGGATGTTTGTTTAAAATGGGGTTGGAGCTGGATTTGTTTGTTGGTAGTGCTTTGGTTAATACTTACTTGAAGCTTGGCTCAATGGAGGATGCACAAGAAGTGTTTGAAGAATTGCCAATAAGAGATGTTGTGCTTTGGAATGCAATGATCAATGGGTACGCCCAGATTGGTTGCCTTGATGAGGCATTAGAGATTTTCAGAAGAATGCATATAGAAGGTGTTTCACCTAGTAGGTTTACAATTACTGGAATTTTGTCTATTTTTGCTTTAAAGGGACACCTAGACAATGGGAGAACAGTCCATGGGATTGTGATGAAAATGGGTTATGATTCAGGCGTTGCAGTTTCAAATGCGCTAGTCGATATGTATGGGAAATGCAAACATATCGGAGACGCTTTAATGGTTTTTGAGACGATGAATGAAAAGGATATTTTCTCATGGAATTCAATTATATCGGTTCATGAACAATGTGGTGACCATGATGGTGCCTTGAGGCTTTTTGATAAGATGTTAGGTTCTGGGTTTCTACCTGATTTGGTAACCGTCACAACCATACTTCCAGCTTGCTCCCATTTGGCTGCCCTCATGCATGGTAGAGAAATTCATGGATATATGATTGTTAATGGATTGGGAAGGGATGGGGACAATGGAGTTATAGATGATTTACTTGTGAATAATGCTGTTATGGATATGTACGCAAAATGTGGAAGTATGAAAAATGCTCAAAAGGTTTTTAATTCAATGACCAATAAGGATGTGGCATCATGGAATATTATGATTATGGGGTATGGTATGCATGGATATGGCATGGATGCATTGGATATGTTTTCTCACATGTGCGAGGCCAAAATTAAGCCCGATGAAGTTACTTTTGTTGGAGTTTTATCGGCGTGCAATCATGCAGGTTTTGTGTGTCAAGGGCGTTCGTTCTTAGCTCAAATGGAGCATGATTTCGGTGTTATCCCAACCATTGAACATTACACTTGTGTGATTGATATGCTCGGACGAGCTGGGCATTTAGAGGATGCTTATGATTTAGCCCAAACGATGCCTATTGAAGCCAATCCCGTTGTGTGGAGGGCTTTATTGGGAGCTTGTCGACTCCATGGGAATGCGGAGTTGGCCGAGATTGCTGCACAAAAAGTAATGCAATTGGATCCAGAGCATTGTGGGAGTTATGTGTTGATGTCTAATGTTTATGGAGTTGTAGGTCGATATGAAGAGGTGTTGGAGGTTAGAAACACGATGAAGGAACAACATGTCAGGAAGACGCCCGGATGTAGTTGGATCGAACTCAAGGATGGAGTGCACGTTTTTCTCACCGGAGACAGGACACATTTAGAATTGAATGCATTGACAAGTCAACTTTGTGATATTGGATTCATTTTAGATGAAGTCTTGAATTTATATTGA
- the LOC111781081 gene encoding pentatricopeptide repeat-containing protein At3g14730-like isoform X1, with the protein MTFPVTMLNMLKPSKFFDNVVDRLAWCITNKKISTKIVSKKHYFVSSSFLSLSTSLPSKPSDFRLLDNVTTCIAFLQSCAESKNLNKGKQLHSVMITYGFSHSPSSITSLINMYSKCGRMEEAVLVFHDPCYEPNVFAYNAIISGFVANGLASIGFQFYKQMKLEGVMPDKYTFPCVVRSCCEVMEVKKIHGCLFKMGLELDLFVGSALVNTYLKLGSMEDAQEVFEELPIRDVVLWNAMINGYAQIGCLDEALEIFRRMHIEGVSPSRFTITGILSIFALKGHLDNGRTVHGIVMKMGYDSGVAVSNALVDMYGKCKHIGDALMVFETMNEKDIFSWNSIISVHEQCGDHDGALRLFDKMLGSGFLPDLVTVTTILPACSHLAALMHGREIHGYMIVNGLGRDGDNGVIDDLLVNNAVMDMYAKCGSMKNAQKVFNSMTNKDVASWNIMIMGYGMHGYGMDALDMFSHMCEAKIKPDEVTFVGVLSACNHAGFVCQGRSFLAQMEHDFGVIPTIEHYTCVIDMLGRAGHLEDAYDLAQTMPIEANPVVWRALLGACRLHGNAELAEIAAQKVMQLDPEHCGSYVLMSNVYGVVGRYEEVLEVRNTMKEQHVRKTPGCSWIELKDGVHVFLTGDRTHLELNALTSQLCDIGFILDEVLNLY; encoded by the exons ATGACTTTTCCG GTGACGATGTTGAATATGTTAAAACCAAGCAAATTTTTTGACAACGTTGTTGATAGATTAGCATGGTgcataacaaacaaaaagatctCCACCAAAATTGTCTCCAAGAAGCACtactttgtttcttcttcctttcttagTTTGTCAACTTCACTTCCTTCCAAGCCTTCAGATTTTCGATTGCTCGATAACGTAACAACATGCATTGCTTTTCTACAATCATGTGCTGAATCTAAGaatctcaacaaaggaaaGCAGCTTCATTCTGTAATGATCACCTATGGTTTTTCCCATTCACCTTCATCTATCACTAGCTTAATCAACATGTACTCCAAATGTGGTCGAATGGAGGAGGCTGTTTTGGTTTTCCACGATCCGTGTTATGAGCCTAATGTGTTTGCATATAATGCTATAATTTCTGGGTTTGTTGCTAATGGTCTTGCTTCGAttgggtttcaattttataagcaAATGAAGTTAGAGGGTGTGATGCCTGATAAGTACACTTTTCCATGTGTAGTTAGATCTTGTTGTGAGGTCATGGAGGTGAAGAAGATTCATGGATGTTTGTTTAAAATGGGGTTGGAGCTGGATTTGTTTGTTGGTAGTGCTTTGGTTAATACTTACTTGAAGCTTGGCTCAATGGAGGATGCACAAGAAGTGTTTGAAGAATTGCCAATAAGAGATGTTGTGCTTTGGAATGCAATGATCAATGGGTACGCCCAGATTGGTTGCCTTGATGAGGCATTAGAGATTTTCAGAAGAATGCATATAGAAGGTGTTTCACCTAGTAGGTTTACAATTACTGGAATTTTGTCTATTTTTGCTTTAAAGGGACACCTAGACAATGGGAGAACAGTCCATGGGATTGTGATGAAAATGGGTTATGATTCAGGCGTTGCAGTTTCAAATGCGCTAGTCGATATGTATGGGAAATGCAAACATATCGGAGACGCTTTAATGGTTTTTGAGACGATGAATGAAAAGGATATTTTCTCATGGAATTCAATTATATCGGTTCATGAACAATGTGGTGACCATGATGGTGCCTTGAGGCTTTTTGATAAGATGTTAGGTTCTGGGTTTCTACCTGATTTGGTAACCGTCACAACCATACTTCCAGCTTGCTCCCATTTGGCTGCCCTCATGCATGGTAGAGAAATTCATGGATATATGATTGTTAATGGATTGGGAAGGGATGGGGACAATGGAGTTATAGATGATTTACTTGTGAATAATGCTGTTATGGATATGTACGCAAAATGTGGAAGTATGAAAAATGCTCAAAAGGTTTTTAATTCAATGACCAATAAGGATGTGGCATCATGGAATATTATGATTATGGGGTATGGTATGCATGGATATGGCATGGATGCATTGGATATGTTTTCTCACATGTGCGAGGCCAAAATTAAGCCCGATGAAGTTACTTTTGTTGGAGTTTTATCGGCGTGCAATCATGCAGGTTTTGTGTGTCAAGGGCGTTCGTTCTTAGCTCAAATGGAGCATGATTTCGGTGTTATCCCAACCATTGAACATTACACTTGTGTGATTGATATGCTCGGACGAGCTGGGCATTTAGAGGATGCTTATGATTTAGCCCAAACGATGCCTATTGAAGCCAATCCCGTTGTGTGGAGGGCTTTATTGGGAGCTTGTCGACTCCATGGGAATGCGGAGTTGGCCGAGATTGCTGCACAAAAAGTAATGCAATTGGATCCAGAGCATTGTGGGAGTTATGTGTTGATGTCTAATGTTTATGGAGTTGTAGGTCGATATGAAGAGGTGTTGGAGGTTAGAAACACGATGAAGGAACAACATGTCAGGAAGACGCCCGGATGTAGTTGGATCGAACTCAAGGATGGAGTGCACGTTTTTCTCACCGGAGACAGGACACATTTAGAATTGAATGCATTGACAAGTCAACTTTGTGATATTGGATTCATTTTAGATGAAGTCTTGAATTTATATTGA
- the LOC111781236 gene encoding EGF domain-specific O-linked N-acetylglucosamine transferase-like: MVHHYIRYQPWKKGMNIRTPAQFVHHDDHEEQDDDEEAMGCDEFYYSVSAYKKTKPKFLFLLFLCFLSCCFVFAPHFYSFKVENGDVSAAVMEVSAPLCSSIPNGTICCDRSSIRSDICIMKGDIRTESSSSSIFLYTSSNSPIDNDNEDDNTVIQLERIKPYTRKWENNTMNTIDELQLIVKRKSNDIVRHHRCNVRHDVPAVFFSTGGYTGNVYHEFNDGILPLYITSQHLNKEVVFVILEYHNWWLTKYGDILSQLSNYPPIDFRKNNKTHCFPQVIAGLRIHDELTVEPSLMEGNTSIVEFRNLLDTAYRPRTRAVVQHEKNEAKEQPKLVVLSRKGSRAITNEKLMVKMAEKIGFKVKVLRPDRTTELAKLYRELNECDVMVGVHGAAMTHFLFMRPNSVFIQIIPLGTVWAAETYYGEPAKKLGLKYVGYEIRPKESSLYSKYKKDDPILIDPDSITKKGWEYTKKIYLDGQNVKLNLARFQKQLDRAYYYSISRTRARTQHHG, translated from the exons ATGGTTCATCACTATATACGCTATCAGCCATGGAAAAAGGGGATGAACATAAGAACACCTGCCCAGTTTGTTCATCATGATGATcatgaagaacaagatgatgatgaagaagctATGGGCTGTGATGAGTTTTATTACTCTGTTTCTGCTTACAAGAAAACTAAACCCAAGTTTTTGTTCcttcttttcctctgttttctttcttgctgCTTCGTTTTTGCTCCTCATTTCT attcTTTTAAGGTTGAAAATGGTGATGTTTCTGCCGCTGTTATGGAGGTTTCTGCTCCTCTCTGTTCTTCAATCCCTAATG GAACCATTTGTTGTGACAGGAGTAGCATTCGGTCTGATATATGCATTATGAAAGGCGATATAAGAACAGAGTCTTCTTCCTCATCAATCTTTCTCTACACGTCGTCCAATTCCCCGATCGACAACGACAACGAAGACGACAACACGGTGATTCAACTCGAAAGAATCAAGCCTTACACAAGGAAATGGGAGAACAACACCATGAACACAATTGATGAATTGCAGCTCATTGTTAAGCGAAAGAGCAACGACATCGTTCGACACCATCGGTGTAACGTTCGACACGATGTTCCCGCCGTGTTCTTCTCGACCGGAGGCTACACGGGCAACGTTTATCACGAATTCAACGACGGGATTTTGCCGCTCTATATAACTTCACAACATTTGAATAAAGAGGTTGTTTTTGTGATCCTTGAGTATCATAATTGGTGGCTAACAAAATATGGTGATATCCTCTCCCAACTCTCAAACTATCCACCAATTGACTttagaaagaacaataaaactCATTGCTTTCCTCAAGTGATTGCTGGTTTGAGAATTCATGATGAGCTAACTGTGGAGCCTTCATTGATGGAAGGGAACACGAGCATTGTCGAGTTTCGAAACCTATTAGACACGGCGTACCGACCTCGAACCCGAGCGGTGGTTCAACACGAGAAGAACGAAGCCAAAGAGCAACCAAAATTGGTGGTTCTGTCAAGGAAGGGATCAAGGGCTATAACAAATGAGAAGTTAATGGTGAAAATGGCTGAGAAAATTGGGTTCAAGGTGAAAGTTTTAAGGCCTGATAGAACAACAGAGCTGGCTAAGCTTTATAGAGAGCTCAATGAATGTGATGTAATGGTAGGAGTTCATGGAGCTGCCATGACACATTTTCTGTTCATGAGGCCCAATTCAGTGTTCATTCAAATCATTCCATTGGGGACGGTTTGGGCAGCCGAGACGTACTACGGCGAGCCTGCGAAGAAGCTCGGTTTGAAGTACGTTGGGTATGAAATTCGGCCAAAGGAGAGTTCGTTGTATAGCAAGTACAAGAAAGATGATCCTATTCTTATCGACCCAGATAGCATTACAAAAAAAGGGTGGGAATATACGAAGAAGATCTATCTTGATGGCCAGAATGTGAAGTTGAATCTTGCACGGTTTCAGAAGCAGTTGGACCGAGCTTATTACTATAGCATTTCTCGAACCCGAGCCCGAACCCAACACCACGGTTGA